The Desulfovibrio fairfieldensis sequence ACAGGCTGAGATTCTTCAGCATGTCAAAGCCCGTGGCGGCCACCATGATGGGCACCGCCGCGATAAAGGAATATTCCGCCGCCAGCGGCCGCTTGGCCCCCAGCAGCATGCCGCCCATGATAGTGGCCGCCGAGCGCGAAAAACCGGGCCAGAGGGCCAGGCACTGGAAACAGCCGATGCCCAGGGCCAGACGCGGCGTCATGTCGTCCAGGCTGATGCAGGTGGGCTTATGCTTGCGCCGTTCCACAAGAATCATGCACACGGCCCCCACCACCAAGGCGATAAGCACGGTGGAAGGCCGGAACAGATATTCCTTGATCAGGGAGTGGAACAACAGGCCCATCACGCAGGCGGGCAGCGAGGTGAGGACCAGCAGCCAGATGCCGCGCATGCCCGCGAAGCGCACGTAGGGCTGCGGCTGGACCAGGCCCCAGAAGCGTTTCCAGTACAGCACCACCACGGCCATAATGGCCCCGAGTTGAATCACAACCTCAAAGGTGGCGGCCCGCTCTCCTACAAAATTAAGCAGATCGCCCACAAGAATCAGATGCCCCGAGGAGGAGACCGGCAGAAATTCAGTCAGGCCTTCCACGATGCTCAGAATAAGGGCGGTGAGCAGATTATCCATATTGGGTCTCCGGGCGGCCCGCCGCGCTGCGCGGCAGTCCGCTGCTTTTCGATCCGGCCGTGGCACAGTCGTTTACAACGTGGCATTGCCAAAAAGCCGCGTCGTGGCTATCTAACAGAAAAAGTGAGGATACCCCGATGCCGACCATCATGCCCCAGAGCGAACTTGTGCGCAAAGCTATTGCCTATCTGAATGAGGAACACAAACGCGACCCCCACAAAAGCCTGTCCAGCCTGCTGGACGAAGCGGGCATGCGTTTCAACCTTACGCCTGTGGACGCGGAAGCTCTGGAGTTTCTTTTCCGCAAGGAGCAGAAACGCGACTAAGATCCGCTTTTTTTCTTTGCTAGGGCCTCCTGACACTACTGGGATTTTGTTCGCTGGCAAGGAGAACGAGCCTTTTATGCAGGGAGTGTACTTCTTATGGTACTCGACCGGAATAAAAGGCGAAGTTCAACAAAGCCAGCGGGCAAAAGAACGTAGTGTCAAAAAGGTTCTAGGCGATTTCGCTGCCGTCGGGAACGGCCTTGGCCACAGCCAGCAGGCTGAGCTCGTCCCCGCCTTGGGCGGTAAGCACCATGCCGTGGGACATCAGGCCCCGGATCTTGCGCGGCGCCAGATTCAGCACGGCGCAGACCTGTTTGCCCACCAGATCATCGGGGGCGTAATATTCCGCCAGTCCTGAAAGGATCTGGCGCAACTGCCCTTCCCCGAAATCGATTTCCAGACGGAGAATACGGTCCGCGTTGGGATGCCGTTCCGCCACGCGTACCGTGCCCACCCGCAGGTCCAGAGCCTTAAAGTGATCAAAGTCCACCTCGGGCCGCCCCGCTGTTGCGGCGGGCGCGAGAGCTGCGGCTTTGGCCTCGGCGGGCTTGTCCGCTTTCTTTTCTTTATGTTTTTCTTTAACCTTCGGCGCGGGCGCCTTGTCCCCGTCCGCGTCGGTATTTTTCTTCACGTCGATGCGCGGGAAAAGATTGGACGTTGCCGACACCTGCGTGCCAGCTGACAGCCCGCCGAAGCAAATGATTTCATCATCCAGGTTGGGCACCGGGGGCAACCCCTCTTCCACGGGCTGGCCCAATTGTTCCAGCATCCGGCGGGACGCGGCGGGCATGACCGGCCAGAGGCAGAGCGCAACTTTGCGCATGGCCGCCAGCAGAATGTACATGACCGTGGCCAGCCGCTCCATATTGCCCTGCTTGTGCAGGGCCCAGGGGGCCTGGCTGTCCACATATTTGTTCAGGGCCCGCACCAGCTCCCAGAGCGACTCCAGAGCTTGGGCGAACTGCACGTTGCCGAACAACTGGGAGAAATTGCGCATGGCCGTGGCGCACAGTTCCACCATGGCCTCGTCTTCCGGCTCGCGCTGTTTGGGCTGGGGCACGCAACTACCGAAGTATTTGGCTGTCATGGAGAGCACCCGGCTGAAAAGATTGCCCAGGTCGTTGGCCAAGTCAGCGTTGATCCTGCCGATCAGGGATTCCTCGCTGAAACTGGCGTCCGAGCCGAAGTGCATCTCGCGCAACAGGAAGTAGCGGAAGGCGTCCAGCCCGAAACGTCGGCCCGTCTCCAGGGGGTCCACCACATTCCCCAGAGATTTGGACATCTTGGTATCCCGCGAAAGCCAGTAGCCGTGCACATTGAGGTGCTTGTACAACGGCAGGCCGGCGGCCTTGAGCATGGTGGGCCAGAATACGGCGTGCGGCTTGAGGATGTCTTTCGC is a genomic window containing:
- a CDS encoding undecaprenyl-diphosphate phosphatase; this encodes MDNLLTALILSIVEGLTEFLPVSSSGHLILVGDLLNFVGERAATFEVVIQLGAIMAVVVLYWKRFWGLVQPQPYVRFAGMRGIWLLVLTSLPACVMGLLFHSLIKEYLFRPSTVLIALVVGAVCMILVERRKHKPTCISLDDMTPRLALGIGCFQCLALWPGFSRSAATIMGGMLLGAKRPLAAEYSFIAAVPIMVAATGFDMLKNLSLFTSADIPFFAVGIVGSFISALLAVKVFVALVGRMTLVPFAVYRLLLAPFVYYFMVN
- the metG gene encoding methionine--tRNA ligase — encoded protein: MKSFFITTPIYYVNANPHLGHAYTTIVADSLARFHKLLGEDTLFLTGTDEHGDKIVQAAEKQGQTPKEFVDDISGRFRALWPQLGIANDRFVRTTDEAHKRTVQDFLQKVYDAGDIYFGEFGGHYCYGCERFYTEKELENGLCPQHLTKPEFISEKNYFFRMSKYLPWLREYISQHPDFIRPERYRSEVLAMLESGALEDLCISRPKTRLTWGIELPFDKNYVCYVWFDALINYISALGWPDGAEYVRYWPGEHLVAKDILKPHAVFWPTMLKAAGLPLYKHLNVHGYWLSRDTKMSKSLGNVVDPLETGRRFGLDAFRYFLLREMHFGSDASFSEESLIGRINADLANDLGNLFSRVLSMTAKYFGSCVPQPKQREPEDEAMVELCATAMRNFSQLFGNVQFAQALESLWELVRALNKYVDSQAPWALHKQGNMERLATVMYILLAAMRKVALCLWPVMPAASRRMLEQLGQPVEEGLPPVPNLDDEIICFGGLSAGTQVSATSNLFPRIDVKKNTDADGDKAPAPKVKEKHKEKKADKPAEAKAAALAPAATAGRPEVDFDHFKALDLRVGTVRVAERHPNADRILRLEIDFGEGQLRQILSGLAEYYAPDDLVGKQVCAVLNLAPRKIRGLMSHGMVLTAQGGDELSLLAVAKAVPDGSEIA